The nucleotide sequence AGGGAGTAATGAGACCAGTAATTAGGTTAAGCTACTATATCTGGAATAAGAAGAGACTCAGGGTTTGAAAAGTGGATGTTGAGTTTCAAGAAGGGAGTTGGAATGGAAACAACGGGAAAAACAATGCCTAAGCAAAACAAACTCCTTGGAAAGGAGCCCATCTCCCAGCTGAACTTTCCAAAGCCAGTGAGATGACCATGCGGAGATaatgacaaaggaaaacacagaagtgGAAAGAAAGTTGAGTAAGAATCCAggatgtgggagctggagagataggtcagcagttaagagcactgattactcttccagaggatctgggttcaatttccagcaccttcatggcagctcacagcagtctgtgactacagttccaggggactcaataccaatgcacctaaaataaaaataaataagatttaaaaataaacccaggATGTAAATGTGGGTGGTACCTGGAAACACTGGGCATGACACAGCATATGGAGAACGAAGGCTCTCACTCCTGCCCAGCAAGGGGATACATGCTTCAATTCcaacacccaggaagcagaagcaggtgaatctctgtgagttggaggccagccagcttggtctactcaaccaattccaggccagccaggactgtataATGAGGTCCTgtctaaaacaattttaaaaaaaaaaaaacaccctctaGATTTCAGGCTTGAGAGGTGCCAACCTTGGAATCTGCTAAGGGATGGGATTCTtttgtattcattattttaaatttctatacaGAATTGttaaagatgaccttaaactcattATACCTCACAATACACAGGActgtatattctatatatattctAACTTCTATATATAGTTCAGGGTGCCTTACCCAAAGACAATGAACTCCATGTCTCCAAGCTTGTGGGCGAAGGGAGTTGACAACCTCCGGGTGCCTTATCGTGATCAGCGAAAGAGATGATGACTCCCAAGAGTTCAGTCTGTAACTGTGCTCAGCAAACGGCAATCACCCTTCTCTCACACAGCCATTGCTAGCTTCCCACTGAGGCCACGTGCCTCTCCCATGTTAGAGAGTACAGTTAACAACAGCGATACCCACAGATACCATTTCTGAGAGCAGATTCAAAATTGCTCTGGAGCATATTTGAACTCCTCCTAGTGAATCATTTCGTTTTCTCTGCTGGTACCAGTGGCAAACCTagagaaacaaatacaaatgttTCACTAACCTCTTCAGCCACCTTCCTATGGAAAAATTgatattttcatgaaatattaTACAATGTGAGCATTAAGTGTCCGTGACACGTGGCAGCAATAGCATCTGCCCCGCCCAGCCAGTGTCTGAGGCTTGTGTGAACAGCAGCGGTCAACATCAGATCCCAGGACTGCaggctcagtccactgtggggcACATTCAGATCTGTGCTCCCTCCACCACAGTGAGGATTTCCAGCCAACTAACAAGTGGTAACTCTAGGGTCCATGGACCCATCTCAGGAGGTCTCTTGGTTTTTGGAAACCCAGCATTTTTGCCTCTTTCCCTTATCCTTTACTTATCTTGGGATAAGTGAGTCCTGACGTCGTGAAAGGAGCCGTGACCTGACCTTGAAATACCACCTCTCTCTGCAGTCTTCCCGCACCTGGTAAAGGAGCTCAATGCAAGCCTCCACGTCACAATTCTGCTGCTCCTCTTCCTGGCCTTGGCCCTCGCTCTGGTCAGCATGGGCTTTGCTATTCTCAACATCATTCAGGTCCCCTACAGGGCAGTCAATGGCCCTGGTGGCATCTGCCTTTGGAATGTCCTAGCAGGTAAGAAGCCCCCAAGGGAGGGAAACTGGTGGCCACACGTTTAGGCTGAGCTCCCAAGTGTTAACCAGGGGAACCTGAAGCTCCTCTTTTGGGCTAACTACCTTGTTAATAAAAGAATCTTAAAACAGACTCAGAAGGATGCTAAGGGACCTTATTGgagtttgagagaaaaacaaGCTGTAAATCTTGGCAGCTGCCAGGAGGAGGGGATGGCAAAGAGAAAGTCCATGACTTCAGGACAGCAGGCAGTTTCAGCAAGGGAGGTCAGTAAGCTGCTAAGCTGCGTGGTGAAAAGGGAGGGAAACTCCAGTGAATGAATGAGGGGCTCACAGTGTCCCCGAATGCATGCTTAGTCCTCTGGTCGGTACCTAATCAGTGATAAAGAGAACCCTTTGTGTGGGTCAGTTGTCCTCagacttgcaatcctcctgcctcagcctctcgagCCTTTGCATTACAGACCTGCACTACCAGACTCAGTTTAGTGTGTGTTGTTTATGAGTgtcaatttaaattaaaagagaccCATCAAAACAACTTCCAAGTTTTGCTCAGTTGTTAGGGAGATAAATGAGGTTTGGAATTCCAGAGTTTCCTCACTACTTCCCCACCTTCTGTAGAATAGTGCAGCAGGCAGGTGAAGCCTCACCCTGCAGAATAGGATCTTACGACTTCCTATCCAACACTCATTCTCTACTCAGAAGGCGTAAGCTGTCTAGAGAGTGGTCCTCTAATGGGGATGCTACCGGAAAGAGGGGTTAGAGGCATCCAGATTCTAGTCTGTCTgtcattaatttattctttttccagAGGACTGTCCCTTTTGCCTTTGATACTATGCATCATCTACTGCTTTTAAACTCAAGTTCAAATTTGTGTTGCTCTATTAATTCTCCAAACCCCAAATTTTCACTCCAAACCCCAGTGAAGACCTTACAACTgccaagagaaacaggaagtaaagGCGCTGTTTTGGGTTTCAGGTGGAGTCGTGGCTCTGGCCATCGGCAGTTTCATGGCTGCAGTGAAATTCCACGACCTGACAGAAAGAATTGCCAACTTCCAGGAGAGGTTCTTCCAGTTTGTCGTGGTAGAAGAACAGTACGAAGAGTCATTTTGGATATGCGTGGCAAGCGCCTCGGCCCACGCCGCAAACTTGGTTGTGGTGGCAATCAGTCAAATTCCCCTCCCAGAAATCAAGACTAAAATAGAAGAGGCCACAGTTACCCCCGAGGACATCTTATATTGATAACTGGCACCTGCCCATTCATTGCCCTTATTCAGTCTGGTATATCAATGGGGGCCTCTCTGATTTCAGTCTTTTAGATCCATAATGCTGTTTGGGGGGACTAAAGGGTGGCTGGGCCAGAGAGGAACACCTCCCAATGGCCAGGGTACTGGCGTTTCTTTGTGAATACCTTGGAGCTGAACTCTGGGGACTCTGCATTCATCAGCTCTGTCTGACCCTGAACAATTCACCCTCATCTGTCAAAGGGAGCAATAATGACTTCGCAGGCTTTGTTGTGAGGTTCCAAGGGTGCTGTCGGAGATGCTACAAGCACGGATCTCTGCAAACAAGGTCACATATAAATCCAGTAAGAATCATTGTTCTCTCTAGTATTGGAGCTGAGCAAAGAAACTATGATCATGTCCATATCCTCAAGAAGTAATAATGTATCCACATGACACAGAAATCAACTAGTAACAATAGCACTAGAAGTGGAAATAACTGTAGGTTTCTGAGGGACCACTATTGTGCTGGGCACAGGCATAtttgtttggttgcttggtttttctcttttctcatttttttcctggtgGTGCCAATCAAATCCAGACTTTGTCCATActaggcaggcactttaccactgagcaacaGCTCCACCCAGAACACCATTCCAAGACTTTTCCTCCTATTGACGGCCTAAACCCTCTTCATAATCCCAAGTGGCCAAAGCCATTCTAGCTCCATTTGACAGATGGAAAAAAGTCAAGGTACAGACAAGTTGTGTAACTTGGTGAGATGAGGAATGAAATCTAGCAAGTCTGGCACcagaatctatattattttagATCATATAAACTTTTTACTTCAATTATGACAGAAACTGCAAAGACAGAACAAATTCCAGAAGATATATGATTAGGTTAAGTAGCCATActaacaaagcaaagcaaaaataccttaaaatttcCTACCTCCAGACACTTGTGACAGTTAAGTAAGACGTGGGGAGCAGCAAACAGGTGGTGCCCATCCCTGCTAGGGTGGGATCTCTTGCCCATGCAGCCCATCCAGCAAGCTCACATAAATCAAATCCAGGTCAACAGCGGCCTGAGGTCATTCAGCCTTATGGAACCCTCCTCTGAGCTTCTAAGTTTTCACAGTTCTAATGTCTTCCTTTCGTTCCTCCTAGGACCAGTAGTTCCTTCCAACACATGCCACCTCTGGAAAATCCCCCTACACTTTTGAACCCTTGCTGCTGATCTGCAGTTTGATATACAAGCGGGGCAATGTAAGGATTGTAAAATAGCCCcggcacagacagacagggaggaaTGAAGTCTCCTGGATGGAGTGTGGTATTAAAGTTTCTCTGAGCTAACATTTGATCTGAACTGTGAAAGATGAGGAGGCTTTTTCCAGTGGCGAGGCATGCAGGGTTGATAAAGAATCCCAAGACGAGTCGGTAATGAGGGAACGCACAAGGCCCAGAAGGCCACTCAAGAGAGTAGTGAGAGAGATGAGAATGT is from Microtus ochrogaster isolate Prairie Vole_2 unplaced genomic scaffold, MicOch1.0 UNK5, whole genome shotgun sequence and encodes:
- the Clrn2 gene encoding clarin-2; its protein translation is MPGWFKKAWYGLASLLSFSSFLLIIVALAVPHWLSGKILCQTGVDLVNATDPELVKFIGDIYYGLFRGCKVRQCGLGGRQSQFTIFPHLVKELNASLHVTILLLLFLALALALVSMGFAILNIIQVPYRAVNGPGGICLWNVLAGGVVALAIGSFMAAVKFHDLTERIANFQERFFQFVVVEEQYEESFWICVASASAHAANLVVVAISQIPLPEIKTKIEEATVTPEDILY